The genomic segment CAGTACTTTTCTAAATGACTTCACTCTCTTGATTTAGTTTGGCTTCTCTGAATCTCAACTCACCTCATGTTTCTTTACAGGCACATTCCATCCACCACATCCGAACAATGTCCTACGTTTTTGTAAATGATTCTTCTCAGACTAATGTACCCTTGCTACAGGCCTGTATTGATGGTGACTTTAACTACTCCAAGAGGCTTCTGGAAAGTGGCTTTGACCCAAATATTCGTGACAGCAggggcagaacaggccttcaccTCGCAGCAGCCCGAGGGAATGTAGACATCTGCCAGTTGTTACATAAATTTGGTGCTGATCTCCTGGCCACTGATTATCAGGGAAACACGGCTCTTCATCTCTGTGGCCATGTGGATACTATTCAATTCTTGGTTTCCAATGGACTCAAAATTGATATTTGGTAAGTTCTGTGGTTTTTGAAGTCTCGTCACTTCCTCCCATTAGCCTCTCAACCAGTGGTCTAATCTTGAAATCTATCGATTTTGTTTCCTCATTGATCAAGTGTAGTGACAAGCTCAGAAAGGTATTGAGGACAGTGAGTGAGGGAGCAAGAGCCTGACTTCTAGATTTGTGCTGAAGCAATGTAAAGTTTTCTATGAAAATAGTGGCTAAGTTCTGCTACTAATTAATTATGTATTATAAGACAAGGGAAAAAGAAGaactaacatttgttgaaaatctATTATGACCTGGGCACTGCATTTACTGTGTTAGCTCATTTAACCTTCAGAATGAATAGCTCTTAAGTATTCGTTTTATAGATGAAATAGTTGAGACAAGAATTCTGGGTTAAATGACTTAACACAGTTGGAATTTAAAACTAATTCCACCTGGTTCCAAAGCTTGTTTGCCTTCTATCATGTAATGTACCATGCTAACTTCATTATCTCTCTGGACTCAGAGTCCTTCTTATACTGAATAATTTGAAGAagtagtgttttttgttttgtttttgtgatacCTTGTCTCTTGAGTAGGAATAAAATCAGGtcactttaaaaagaaaccttGACCTTTAAGCTACATTTTTTATACCTAATTTATTGGTGCTATAATGTCCCTAAATCCGAATAAGACAGTAAATGATACTGCTACTATAGGACAAAATGTGGTATGAATTAACTATAGGATTCAGTGTTAGTTGGGCTTTCTCCTGTTGTTAAATGGTTAGGTGAACCAAACCAGATTATTTGATTGCTTTTGAGcttgggtttcttttttcttttagttcttagacattttaaaaaatagacactCTTCTCATGAAATATATAAATGTCAGATAAGAATGAATCTAGAATCTAGACTTTTCCAATTAGTTTCTAGGAAGATGCCCTTTCTTCTTTATTCTCATTTATCTACTCTTaactatgtatatatttttcctttttcctaaaagaaaaaaaacggtTAACTCAAAATTCAGGCTCCATCTCAACCACTGGTTCTGCTCTGGTTTTAAATTTTGAGTTAATGGGGCCCATGCCTTCCTCACTGAGATGTCCACAAATGGCTACTAACAGTGTAGTGTaacagctatttttatttttatgaactttTTAGCAACCATCAAGGTGCTACACCCCTAGTTCTGGCAAAGCGCAGAGGAGTGAATAAAGATGTCATCCGACTGCTGGAATCGTTGGAAGAACAGGAGGTAAAAGGATTTAACAGAGGAACTCACTCAAAACTAGAGACCATGCAGACAGCTGAGAGTGAAAGGTacttaagatttcatttttttaagaggCAAGTCACTTCAAGTGAATCTTTTTTTGtggtttgtttcttttgtcttttttaatgtatttgtttttaattggaggataattgctttacagtattgtgctggtttctgccatacatccacatggatcagccataggcatccacatgtcccctccctcttgagcctcccccgCACCACCGCCCCGCCATCCCACCCCCCAgggtgtcacagagcactggtgtGAGCTTCCTGCGGCAGGTCTCAAGTCCCCGCCGGCCCTCTGCTTTCTGTGTGATGACACATACATTTCCGTGCTCCTCTCTCAGTCCGTCCCGCCCCTCCTTCCCCCTTTGTggccacaagcctgttctctgtgtctgcatctccattgctccCCTGCGAATAGGATCGTCAGTACCGCCTTTGTAGAGTCTATTTACATGTGTTAACATACACagtatttttcactttctgacttacttcactctgtttaataggctctaggttcatctgcctcattagaattgactcaaatgcattcctttttgtagctgagtaatattccatcttgTATATCTTctatagcttctttatccattcatctgtctatggacatctagatttttccatgtcctagctattgtaaatagtgctgcaatgaacattggggtgcatatgtctttttaaattatggttttctgagAGCACATGTCCattagtgggattgttgggtcatatggtagttttatttctagtttttttttttatttttaaggaatctgcatactgttctccatagtggctgcatcaatttacattcccaccagcagtgcaggaaGGTTCctcctctccacaccctctccaacattcattgtttgtgggttttttgatgatggccattctgaccagtgtgaggtgaaacctcactgtagttttgatttgcatttctccaatttTGAGGgacgttgaacatcttttcatgtgtttattaaccatctgtatgtctttagaGAAATACcagtttaggtcttctgcccacttttgaTTGGGGTGttgtttttctgacattgagctccatgagctgcttgtatattttgaagattaatcctttgtcagttgtctcatttgctattattttctccctttctgagagttgtcttttcaccttgttaatattaatattttcctttgctgtgcaaaagcttttgagtttaatcaggtcccacttgtttatttttgtttttatttccattaccctagaaggtggtcatagaggatcttgctgtgatctatgccaaagagtgttctgcctatgttttcctctaagagttttatagtttctggtcttacattgagTGAATCTTTTATGACAACTTTTTGTTGgctttatatttatttgctttcaAGTAAAGTGCTGATACTTTCTTTGAACTCTCTCTTGGTCCTTATGGCTCCAGATTACGATTGAAAAGCCATTAACAGGAAGCACCGTGTGCCCACATGCACAGAATGTTCTGTTAGCCACTATGCAAGGCAGCCTGCTGTATTGGCAATACAAGGGAGAAGAGCTGAATAGGAGGGAAGGAAACAGGAGTTTGAGAATTTAGGTACAGGTCACAAAAAGAATGGGATttcaaaaaaggcagagaaagatagAAGACCTTGGACAATATTAGGAAAGGTAGTTTCAGAGATAGGGAATTAAAGTACTAACGGAAGAGTAAAACAGGAGGAGAGTAAGATAAGATTTAACACATACACAGCTCAGTGATGTGGAAGTGACTTTAACATGAGTTGGAACAAATGAAGTTTGGGCTCCTGTATGTAACTGAAGCTAAGATGGAGTGACTGACAGGGTCTCAAATATCTCATCATTCCTCATCTAAAAGCAGTTTAGAACATAGTTCAGGAAGCTCTGACAAGGTAATCAGTCATCTTTTCTCTTGGCATCACAGGCTCAACAGGTAGTCTCTAGGCCAGATTTAGTTGTACCAGCGTGTAGTTTGGTTGACCACCATGTAATTTCAGCCTTCCAGACATTGCAAGGTAAGAAGTATAATGAACTTGCATGATCTCCTCCCAGATTTTTCAGGGGACTGGGGCCCTCATTAGCTACTGACTCAGTAGCAGATTGACCAGGACTTACAATTAGGAGCATATGGTCCACTTAGACTGTTGGGATCATTGTTTCTGTGAGTTCCAGATGAAATCCTCTCTGGCTGTCATACTTCATCCTTAATTTGATTCCTCTGTGCGCATGACCCCTTTCCTCCCTCTTCATTAGTACTTCTTCGGGACCACTAATTCCACTCTCAAGTTTAGGATTATTTTGTTTGTGGCAAACACTTATTATTGTCCAAAGAAATTAAAGTGTTTTACTTCTAAAACGGTGCATGCTCCTCATGGCCTATCACTGAAGGCTGGCAAGTACATAAAATAAGAAGTCAGCAGTGCACTGGCAAG from the Budorcas taxicolor isolate Tak-1 chromosome 14, Takin1.1, whole genome shotgun sequence genome contains:
- the ANKRD46 gene encoding ankyrin repeat domain-containing protein 46, with protein sequence MSYVFVNDSSQTNVPLLQACIDGDFNYSKRLLESGFDPNIRDSRGRTGLHLAAARGNVDICQLLHKFGADLLATDYQGNTALHLCGHVDTIQFLVSNGLKIDICNHQGATPLVLAKRRGVNKDVIRLLESLEEQEVKGFNRGTHSKLETMQTAESESAMESHSLLNPNLQQGEGVLSSFRTTWQEFVEDLGFWRVLLLIFVIALLSLGIAYYVSGVLPFVENQPELVH